A genomic region of Elaeis guineensis isolate ETL-2024a chromosome 9, EG11, whole genome shotgun sequence contains the following coding sequences:
- the LOC105051614 gene encoding PTI1-like tyrosine-protein kinase 3 has protein sequence MVGILRDYNLTEFSHAHAQDSIRALRSLLENLKEAYRRERESGKLYRWILCSKVNGSNHPNVHGILRLPKECFSGTEKGSEHSASKKSEPERDQLPLITVPALSLNEIKAKTHDFSLQSLVGEGSHARVYKAVLNGNREVAIKKLDTPSNPELNTEFLNQLSMVSRLKHENYVELLSYCVEGNFRLLTFEYATMGSLHDYLHGRKGVRGAQPGPLLNWKQRVRIALDAAMGLEYLHEKVEPSIVHRDIRSSNVLLFQDFKAKIADFNLLNQAPDTASRLYSTRVLGTFGYHAPEYAMTGQLTQKSDVYSFGVVLLELLTGRKPVDCAMPRGEKSLVTWRSARQRNC, from the exons ATGGTTGGGATTCTTCGTGATTACAATCTAACTGAGTTTTCTCAC GCACATGCACAAGATTCTATCCGTGCTTTGCGTTCACTTCTAGAGAATTTGAAGGAGGCatatagaagagagagagagagtgggaaGTTGTATCGATGGATTTTGTGCAGTAAGGTGAATGGGTCCAACCATCCTAATGTGCATGGAATTCTGAGACTTCCAAAGGAGTGCTTTAGTG GTACAGAAAAGGGCTCAGAACATTCTGCTTCAAAAAAAAGTGAACCAGAAAGGGATCAGCTACCTCTTATTACAGTGCCTGCACTGTCTTTAAATGAAATCAAAGCAAAGACTCATGATTTCAGCTTGCAGTCTTTGGTAGGTGAAGGGTCACATGCAAGAGTATATAAGGCAGTTCTAAACGGCAACAGAGAAGTTGCAATAAAAAAGCTCGATACACCATCCAATCCTGAGTTGAATACTGAGTTTTTGAACCAG CTCTCTATGGTATCAAGATTGAAGCATGAGAATTATGTTGAACTGCTAAGCTATTGTGTCGAGGGAAATTTTCGTTTGTTGACGTTTGAGTATGCAACTATGGGTTCTCTACATGATTATTTGCATG GTAGAAAAGGTGTTCGTGGTGCACAGCCTGGTCCTTTGCTTAATTGGAAACAGAGGGTAAGAATTGCATTGGATGCAGCAATGGGGTTGGAGTATCTTCATGAGAAGGTTGAGCCTTCCATAGTGCATCGGGACATCAGATCCAGCAATGTTCTTTTATTTCAGGACTTCAAAGCAAAAATTGCAGACTTCAATCTTTTAAACCAAGCTCCTGATACGGCCTCTCGCCTTTATTCTACCCGCGTCTTGGGAACCTTTGGTTATCATGCACCAGA GTATGCTATGACTGGTCAACTGACACAGAAAAGTGATGTGTATAGCTTTGGTGTTGTTCTTTTGGAGCTTCTAACCGGAAGGAAACCAGTGGATTGTGCAATGCCTCGAGGAGAGAAGAGTCTGGTTACTTGG AGGAGTGCGAGACAGCGTAACTGCTAG
- the LOC105051422 gene encoding protein VERNALIZATION 3-like, producing MSRDPLVVGHVVGDVLDSFTKSASLRVLYNNKELTNGSELKPSAVVHEPRVEIGGRDMRTLYTLVMVDPDAPSPSNPTKREHLHWLVTDIPETTNSSFGNEIVGYESPRPTAGIHRFVFVLFRQEVRQTIYAPGWRQNFNTRDFAALYNLGPPVAAMYFNCQRENGCGGRRYQPVSGWT from the exons ATGTCAAGAGATCCTCTTGTCGTTGGCCATGTCGTCGGCGATGTGTTGGACTCATTCACCAAGTCTGCATCACTTAGGGTGCTTTACAACAACAAGGAGCTGACGAATGGGTCTGAGCTCAAGCCGTCGGCGGTGGTGCATGAGCCAAGGGTTGAGATCGGAGGACGTGACATGAGGACCCTTTACACACTT GTGATGGTGGACCCTGATGCACCAAGTCCAAGCAATCCAACCAAAAGGGAGCACCTGCACTG GTTGGTGACGGACATTCCTGAAACAACTAATTCTAGTTTTG GAAATGAAATAGTGGGCTATGAGAGTCCACGACCAACAGCTGGGATTCATCGTTTTGTGTTTGTGTTGTTCCGACAAGAGGTCCGACAGACTATTTATGCACCTGGATGGCGACAAAACTTCAATACCAGGGATTTTGCAGCACTTTATAACCTTGGACCGCCTGTAGCTGCAATGTACTTCAACTGCCAAAGGGAGAATGGTTGTGGTGGAAGAAG GTACCAACCTGTCAGTGGATGGACATGA